TACGTCCCGCCGTTCTCCCCTCGTCGACTGGCTGCGTCAAGCCGACCGTTAGAAGAACGGTAACTTTCCCAGAGGTCGGCACGCACCTTCGGTGCGATATCATGGAGGTGTCATGTTCACCCTGGCTCTCACGTTCTCGGCCGCGTTGGCCGGAGGAGAGCTCCCCATCGTCGTCGAGGGAGAGCTGTGTCATCCAAACCGTCTTTTGGTCAAGGCACCCGTTAGCCGGGTGGCCTCGGTCGCGCCGGCTGCCGGACTGAAAGTCCTGAAAGGCCTTCCTGAGATCGGGTGGTCCGTCGTCCAAGTCCCAGACGGCCGCCTCCGACAAGCCAAAGCCTGGCTGGCAGCCCAAGCGGGCGTCCAAGAGGTCGAGTTCGACCGGGCGGCCAAGCTGGCCTACGAACCGAACGATCCGCTTTGGCCGGACCAGTGGCACATGCGCTCGATCCGCGCGGACAAAGCGTGGGACATCGACAAAGGCAACAGCAGCGTCGTCGTCGCGGTCATCGATACGGGGGTCCTTCGGACTCACGAAGACCTGGCCTCCAACATGTGGGAGAACACTGCCGAGATCGCGGGCAACGGTCTGGACGACGACGGTAACGGCTATATCGACGACCGCTACGGCTGGGACTTCGCCTACAACGACAACGATCCCGAGGACGTCTGGGGGCACGGCACCCCTTGCGCGGGCCTCGTGGCCGCCGTCCAGGACAACAGCAAGGGCGGGTCGGGCGTCGCCCCTCGCGCCCGCATCATGGCGATCAAGGCCTGCAACCACGACGGTTACCTTTTCGACTCGTACCTCGTTCCCGGTTATGTCTATGCGGCGAACATGGGCGCAAAGGTGTTCTCGATGAGCTTCTTCTCCGACCGCGTCAGCCAAGCGGAGAAGGCGGCGATGGACTATGCGGTGTCGTTGGGCGTCCTCCCCGTCGCGGCGGCAGGCAACGCTTCCAGCGTCGTCCCCTTCTATCCTGGGGCCTACGAGAACGTCTTGAGCGTAGCGGCCGTGAACGGCTCGAACCAACGGTCGTGGTTCTCCGATTATGGTTCTTGGGTCGACGTCGCCGCTCCCGGAGAGGGACTGACGACGACCGGCTCGGGCGGAGGCTATGGCGGTTTCGGCGGAACGAGCGGGGCTTGCCCGCACGTCGCGGGCGCGGCCGCCCTCTTGTTCGCCGCAGGAGGCTCGCCGACGGCGGAACAGGTCCGGACCGCCTTGGAAGACACGGCCACGACGCTCGACCAGCCGCCCTACGGCGAGTTCGCGAACTACGGCCTCATCAACGTCCAGTCGGCCCTGCAGGCCTTGCTCGCCGGATCGACGACGCCCAAGCCTGCGGTCGTGAGGTACGTGTCGACGATGGGCCGGGGGCCCGCCGTCACCGGAATCGGGACCGCCGGCTCTCAAAGGGCTCGGATCTACGGTCGCGGCTTCCAAGCTCTGACCAATCTGATCGTGAAGCGCGGCGGTAAGTCCGTACCTGTCGTCGGGCGCTCCCGGGACTGGGTCGACTTTACGATCTCGCCGAAGCAGACGGGAGACCTGACGGTCTGGAACGGCCCGGTCCTCGTCGCGACGGTGCCGAACCCGCCCTCCCTCCGGACGTGCCATCCGCTCGTCGAAGCCTCGGAACCCTCGGCATGGGTCGACGGCGGGTTTTTCCAGACGGTCGTCGACGACGGTCAGGAGATGGTCGGTCATCCCGATGGAAACAATGAGATCGTCCTTCAAGGGACGTTCCGCAACTTGACGACCGTCCAGACGAACACTTTGCGGATCAACCGCAGGTATTCAGCGGCGGGCGGTACAGAGTACTTGCAGCTCTACGACTGGACGAGCAACAGCTATCCCTATGGCAACTGGGTCACGGTCTGGAGCGGCGCACCGGGGACGTCCCCTTCGACCACCGCCATCGGTGTTGCGCAGTTCTGGAAGTACGTCGACTTCGAGAAGACGACCTATTTCCGGCTTTATGCGACAGGCATCCCGGCCGGAACGACCGTCTCGATCGACAGCCTTCGCATCGAAGACGGACTTTGAGGTCACGGTAGGACGGCGTTCGCCTGGAAGCTGCGGACGCCGTTCACGCTGATCCCTATCTTGCCGACACGGGCGTCGAGAAGCAGGCTCGCCGGGAGCCGCTGTCCGTTGAGGACGAAAAACGGCAAGGACCGGACCGGGATGTCGACGTCGCGGGTCACGTTCTCTCCGCCTTGTCCGCGGGGATGTCCGAAGGTGGCCGACCTCGGGCCGATATGGAGCTTTCCGACGAGCGAACAAGGGACATCGAACGTGAACGGGAGCGTCTGGCCGAACTCTTTCACGCCGAGACGTGCGGTCGCCATGAAGGTGACGGCCACAAGGTAGTCGCCTCCGCCGAGCGGGACCATGGTCGACGTCCGCGATCCGGTCTTTTGTGCGATGGTGAACGTATCGACCGTGACGAGTCCAAGGTTTAACGGTCGAAGGTGGTCGGCAAAGTCGCCCGTCGGCTTGATCGTTTTGAAGGCCGCGTTGTTCAAGGCGACAGTGGCCGAGAGGCGGATCCCTTGACGGTCCGGTATCCGGTCGGCGCGATAGTCGCTGAGGGTCGCCGTCAGCCGGGTGGTGTCCACGACGAGCCGGAACGTGCCTGCTGTCCGGACGAGCGCCGCATGGCCGAGTTCCAAGTAGGGTGCAGCCGGCACAGGATCGTTCTCCGAGACGCCCCAACCGTCGTCCCCGACCTTCGTCTGAGTACCGAAGGGCCGCTTGACAGCATCGAAGAGGCCCTGGAACGATCCGCGGGACCAGAACTGGACCCGAGTCGTCCCGTCCGTCCAAGTCTTCGCGGGATCGATTTCAAACCGGAGGTCTTGCGCGGCAGCGGGCCAAACGGTCGTCAGAAGGGCCGAGCCGAGTACGAATCGGGTCATGGCTGGTGTTTCCTTGCTCCTATTACGCCATGACTCCGGATCGCTTCCAAAGTTCTGGCGTCGTCAACGATTGGTGGGCCCGGTGGGGATCGAACCCACGACCAAGCGGTTATGAGCCACCTGCTCTCACCACTGAGCTACAGGCCCTTACACCGGTGAGTCTACCTATCCCCTTCGAACGACTCACGCAAGAGACGCCTGTCCGGAGGCTCCTTCCAGGTCGGGTTATACTGACTTCCCGACGCTCCATGGAGACCGCCGCGAAGCTCAACGAAACCGGCTGTTCGTTCCTCAGCCGGACTCCGGGATCGGCCTTCTGCCCGGAAGATTTTGCGACCGACGAGAAGCTCATGGTCGAGCAGGCCG
Above is a genomic segment from Armatimonadota bacterium containing:
- a CDS encoding S8 family serine peptidase, with the translated sequence MFTLALTFSAALAGGELPIVVEGELCHPNRLLVKAPVSRVASVAPAAGLKVLKGLPEIGWSVVQVPDGRLRQAKAWLAAQAGVQEVEFDRAAKLAYEPNDPLWPDQWHMRSIRADKAWDIDKGNSSVVVAVIDTGVLRTHEDLASNMWENTAEIAGNGLDDDGNGYIDDRYGWDFAYNDNDPEDVWGHGTPCAGLVAAVQDNSKGGSGVAPRARIMAIKACNHDGYLFDSYLVPGYVYAANMGAKVFSMSFFSDRVSQAEKAAMDYAVSLGVLPVAAAGNASSVVPFYPGAYENVLSVAAVNGSNQRSWFSDYGSWVDVAAPGEGLTTTGSGGGYGGFGGTSGACPHVAGAAALLFAAGGSPTAEQVRTALEDTATTLDQPPYGEFANYGLINVQSALQALLAGSTTPKPAVVRYVSTMGRGPAVTGIGTAGSQRARIYGRGFQALTNLIVKRGGKSVPVVGRSRDWVDFTISPKQTGDLTVWNGPVLVATVPNPPSLRTCHPLVEASEPSAWVDGGFFQTVVDDGQEMVGHPDGNNEIVLQGTFRNLTTVQTNTLRINRRYSAAGGTEYLQLYDWTSNSYPYGNWVTVWSGAPGTSPSTTAIGVAQFWKYVDFEKTTYFRLYATGIPAGTTVSIDSLRIEDGL